ACAATACATTTATATTTCCCTGATTAAACACCCGCATGTCttcatatatatatgtacactgCCATTCAAACTAAAAAATTGTGCATAAACGTTCATCATGCATATCATGACGTCCCGAAATGCTGCCTCCCGAAGAGGGCGAATCTTCGGATTACCTGGATCAAGTGGTGAGTCCAATAAAAATGGGTAAAGGCGAGATAATAGATAAATTCGTCCATAGAGTTGCTATTAATTTACTATATCTTATGCAAGGTTGGAATATTACTACCAATTTAATGGCCTTAAGCTGTACCCAGGTCTAAAGGCTAATAATCACGATCTGGTAAGAGATGGGCTTGCTAGCTCTGGTGCGTGCACAAAATAGGAAATTGTGGGGGACACAAGAGAAAGGAGCTTTAGAGTGCTAAAGAAGGGGTTTGGGACCAAGAGGGATGGGGGTGGTCTGGGGGGCACATGCCATCAGAATCTATGGAAGGTTCCCCGCCTGATGTGGCAGGTTGCAtgcaagaagaagaaaagaaggagGGGCTTGAAAACAACATTGTTTTcgggctccccccccccccccccccccccctctctcttatatgtatataattaaagaaaaaacCATTCGAAAAACCTTTCATTCTAGATTGGGTTGGGAAGACAAACAAAATATGCTGAACCGAATGGgactgaaaaaataaataaattacgaTCAATTCACTATTTCGAAAGCACAAAATGAGCAGCAAACAAATCCTCAGCATCCCCTAATTTGTGATTCTCCCTCAATTTCTCTTCAGTTGGAATTAAATTCGACACCTGCTTATTAATGGTGCAGAGCCTGGACGCTCAACATCTGTGGCAGCCAGCCTCGCCCTCAGCTTCTGTTGAACCATTTTTCTTCTGGGACTGCGTGTTTTAATTGAATTGACATTTTCTTTTCTGAGGCAATAGTCCAGTGTCCAGCGTCGACGACTCCTCGGCGACTGACCCTGAGGAGGTGAGTCGgcaaagagagggagagagatgggAGCGAGCAGCGAGCCGAACCAGGAAGGGTCGGACGAGCAGCAGAAACGATCGGAGATCTACACGTACGAGGCTCCCTGGCACATCTACGCCATGAACTGGAGCGTCCGGCGCGACAAGAAGTACCGTCTGGCTATCGCCAGCCTGCTGGAGCCGTGCCCTAACCGAGTGGAAATCGTCCAGCTGGATGACTCCAACGGCGAGATCCGCTGCGACCCCAACCTCTCCTTCGAGCACCCCTATCCCCCTACCAAGATCATCTTCATCCCCGACAAAGACTGCCAGAAGCCCGACCTCCTAGCCACTTCCAGCGATTTCCTCCGCATCTGGCGCCTATCCGACGACCGCGTCGAGCTCAAGTCCCTCCTCAACGGCAACAAGAACAGTGAGTTCTGCGGCCCTCTCACTTCCTTCGACTGGAATGAGGCCGAGCCCAAGCGCATTGGCACGTCCAGCATCGACACCACCTGCACCATTTGGGACATTGAGCGCGAGGCCGTCGACACCCAGCTCATCGCCCACGACAAGGAGGTGAACGACATCGCTTGGGGCGGCGTTGGCGTGTTCGCCTCCGTTTCCGCCGATGGTTCTGTTAGGGTTTTCGACCTCCGCGACAAGGAGCACTCCACCATCATCTACGAGAGCTCCGAGCCCGACACCCCCTTGGTTCGCCTCGGCTGGAACAAGCAGGACCCTAGATACATGGCCACCATCATCATGGACAGCGCCAAGGTTGTCGTGCTCGACATTCGCTTTCCCACGCTCCCCGTTGTCGAACTGCAGCGGCATCAAGCCAGCGTTAACGCCATTGCCTGGGCGCCCCACAGCTCTTGCCACATTTGCACCGCCGGGGATGACATGCAGGCGTTGATCTGGGACTTGTCGTCCATGGGGCAGCCCGTCGAGGGTGGTTTGGATCCAATTCTGGCTTATACCGCGGGCGCGGAAATTGAGCAGCTCCAGTGGTCTTCGTCGCAGCCTGACTGGGTAGCAATTGCCTTCTCTTCCAAGCTCCAGATACTCAGGGTATGATATGAGCAGCACTTAGTTTGGTGTGCAATTCAATTACATCTGCCACAGCGGCAGAGGGCAGGGGCGGAGGACTATCTGGTATGCAATTGCGTTGGGCGGGTGCTGTGGTGGATTCAACCTTATACCAGGCTGTCGCTGAAATACCTACCCACTGCTAACTTTTCTTGATCGCTTTAGTGTGGTAAACACCGTCCCTGTCCATACTGCCTTTATATTTGCTTCTATTATTTcgttttcttgttttttttttaaaagttccTTGATTATCTCAAGACCCTTTAACATTTGTTCCTATGGACAAACTAGAAATATTACATCGTCAGATTCTTGTGCAACTTATAATGGGTTCCCCATGATATTCTTATGTTGTTTTCAGCTATTTAATACCACTGTCAAAGAAGGAATGCTTGGATGTTGTAATAAAAAATCTCTAGGCCTAGAAGCATTTAGTTCATAAAGAACAGTTGCTATTTTTGTTACGTAAATTCACCATGGTCATCCAT
This Malania oleifera isolate guangnan ecotype guangnan chromosome 11, ASM2987363v1, whole genome shotgun sequence DNA region includes the following protein-coding sequences:
- the LOC131167890 gene encoding WD repeat-containing protein LWD1, whose product is MGASSEPNQEGSDEQQKRSEIYTYEAPWHIYAMNWSVRRDKKYRLAIASLLEPCPNRVEIVQLDDSNGEIRCDPNLSFEHPYPPTKIIFIPDKDCQKPDLLATSSDFLRIWRLSDDRVELKSLLNGNKNSEFCGPLTSFDWNEAEPKRIGTSSIDTTCTIWDIEREAVDTQLIAHDKEVNDIAWGGVGVFASVSADGSVRVFDLRDKEHSTIIYESSEPDTPLVRLGWNKQDPRYMATIIMDSAKVVVLDIRFPTLPVVELQRHQASVNAIAWAPHSSCHICTAGDDMQALIWDLSSMGQPVEGGLDPILAYTAGAEIEQLQWSSSQPDWVAIAFSSKLQILRV